A window from Ignavibacteriota bacterium encodes these proteins:
- a CDS encoding PadR family transcriptional regulator: MLSKISTLILGVLYEKERNPYEITKMLNSLNLRKWFNIADSTVYATINTLKRQRLIKGETHREGSFPEKTIYSITAEGEFELHNTISNYLEENDPDGSKFDIALVLLHHLSKDEILQKLKIKLENLEISTYEIKTQIIHLERERSVAFTGLLLLKHRLYMAETEIRTIKEIIREFNIKEEIKGASVFDVSLV, encoded by the coding sequence ATGTTATCAAAAATTTCAACACTAATTTTAGGAGTTCTCTACGAAAAGGAAAGAAATCCTTATGAAATTACCAAAATGTTAAACAGCCTTAATTTACGAAAATGGTTTAATATTGCTGATTCCACAGTTTATGCAACAATTAACACATTAAAAAGACAAAGATTAATTAAAGGCGAAACACATCGCGAGGGAAGTTTTCCTGAAAAAACAATTTACTCTATTACCGCAGAAGGCGAGTTTGAACTTCACAATACAATTTCAAATTATTTGGAAGAAAACGATCCCGACGGATCTAAATTTGATATTGCATTAGTTTTGCTTCATCACTTAAGCAAAGATGAAATTCTTCAAAAGTTAAAAATTAAATTGGAAAATTTGGAGATTTCTACTTACGAAATTAAAACCCAAATTATACATTTGGAAAGAGAAAGATCTGTTGCTTTTACTGGTTTACTTTTGCTTAAACACAGATTATATATGGCCGAAACCGAAATTAGAACAATTAAAGAAATTATCCGTGAGTTTAATATTAAAGAAGAAATTAAAGGCGCCTCGGTTTTTGATGTGAGTTTGGTTTAA
- a CDS encoding T9SS type A sorting domain-containing protein, with translation MKSIFTIIFIVVFSVSSFSQQWNKVWTMQQMPFQPEDITSEMTKVLAGLDTDEDGFGEFLCGNSDLEKNHILMYEATGDNSYELVWSYEYPVAGTGWFGVAVGDIDNNGKVDIVLGWPSDVNAGDVNPPRIFTFEWSGVTGENIYGKKNTDGTFRATHQTNFDLPDNMEWNPYSMIIEDIDKDNVNELIIGIRSGGREREVLVASVSGGTLSGFGKYVIEYNYQNLEGGSNYCTAIGDLDNDGNTDIFEMVWNMFTLRMFEVTGPNQYEHVNDLEQIYADEEIDYGALDGLKIDDINGDGKNELFIAGTEDANTVFIIQNISDISQITENDIVELTHIPTKIKPDGSLTLGQFRNMVIGDPDQDGLKSLIIAGEQNGQIFDLEYKGSGDLADENNWNLTVAYDVFEDALAEVVDTVAAKLTPRLYYGSLANDMDGDGLSEYVFTNYSNDRSIWANDPYVTILESAKTTDIILADNLIPEKFELSQNYPNPFNPTTKIRYSIPINLTYRQAGEKLETANVKIVIFNILGKEIATLVNQKQNHGNYEVTFDASKLNSGIYFYKLISGNFIETKKMIFLK, from the coding sequence ATGAAATCAATTTTTACCATAATATTTATCGTTGTTTTTTCGGTTAGTTCATTTTCACAACAATGGAATAAAGTTTGGACTATGCAACAAATGCCGTTTCAGCCAGAAGATATTACCTCTGAAATGACAAAAGTTTTAGCTGGTTTAGATACAGATGAAGACGGATTTGGCGAATTTCTTTGCGGAAATTCTGATTTGGAAAAAAATCATATTTTAATGTATGAAGCAACCGGAGATAATTCTTATGAATTAGTTTGGTCTTACGAATATCCCGTTGCTGGAACGGGATGGTTTGGCGTTGCTGTTGGTGATATTGATAATAATGGGAAAGTTGATATTGTTCTCGGCTGGCCTTCTGACGTTAACGCCGGAGATGTAAATCCCCCAAGAATTTTTACATTTGAATGGAGTGGAGTTACCGGAGAAAATATTTACGGAAAAAAAAATACGGATGGAACTTTCAGGGCAACTCACCAGACAAATTTTGATTTGCCGGACAATATGGAATGGAATCCGTACAGTATGATAATTGAAGATATTGATAAAGATAATGTAAACGAATTAATAATTGGAATTAGATCTGGCGGAAGAGAAAGAGAAGTTTTAGTTGCATCGGTTTCCGGTGGAACACTTTCCGGTTTTGGTAAATATGTTATTGAATATAATTATCAAAATTTAGAAGGAGGTTCAAATTACTGTACAGCAATTGGTGATTTAGACAACGATGGAAATACAGACATTTTTGAAATGGTTTGGAATATGTTCACTTTAAGAATGTTTGAAGTTACGGGTCCGAACCAATATGAACATGTAAACGATTTGGAGCAAATCTATGCAGATGAAGAAATTGATTACGGCGCTTTAGATGGATTAAAAATTGATGACATAAACGGTGATGGAAAAAATGAATTATTTATTGCCGGAACCGAAGACGCAAATACTGTATTTATAATTCAAAATATTTCAGACATATCTCAAATTACAGAAAATGATATAGTTGAATTAACACACATTCCGACAAAAATAAAACCGGATGGAAGTTTAACGTTGGGGCAATTTAGAAATATGGTTATTGGAGACCCAGATCAAGACGGATTAAAAAGTTTAATAATTGCCGGTGAACAAAATGGACAAATTTTCGATCTTGAATACAAAGGAAGCGGAGATTTGGCTGATGAAAATAATTGGAATTTAACAGTTGCGTATGATGTTTTTGAAGATGCACTTGCAGAAGTTGTTGATACTGTTGCCGCAAAATTAACTCCCCGACTTTATTACGGCTCACTCGCAAATGATATGGATGGAGATGGATTAAGCGAATACGTTTTTACAAATTATTCAAATGATAGAAGTATTTGGGCAAACGATCCTTATGTTACAATTTTGGAATCCGCAAAAACAACAGATATAATTTTAGCAGATAATTTAATTCCGGAGAAATTTGAATTAAGTCAAAATTATCCCAATCCATTTAACCCAACTACGAAAATTAGATATTCGATTCCGATAAACCTTACCTACCGGCAGGCAGGCGAAAAACTTGAAACGGCAAACGTGAAAATAGTGATATTTAATATTTTGGGAAAAGAAATTGCAACTTTGGTAAATCAAAAACAAAATCATGGAAATTATGAAGTAACATTTGATGCGAGTAAATTAAACAGCGGAATTTATTTTTATAAATTAATTTCCGGAAATTTTATTGAAACGAAAAAAATGATTTTTCTAAAATAA
- a CDS encoding HAMP domain-containing protein yields MSSNSKVEFYNSIKFKLPSPIIIGSILLTVLLSAITYNNLTENLDAKIESNFKVFEKMFSDQVASKTKDVSIAMELIVNDKMVLSKFANGDREGITEMLYDVYINKLKKDYDIDQLQFHTPPATSFLRLHQPDQFGDDLSSFRETVVLANREKKIVSGIEVGRGGPGLRIVYPAEYESQYLGTIEFGLGIGNILTSINSALGVEYAIGIKKSVFEKAKRFKAEKNDVINNNTIFYDYSSEFTKDLVGNEILTSEVKKINNNEKDYASYTFPILDYQKNEVGYIVLYKDITEEINAMNSSLLNNVMVIIIFTGIMAVILTFILYKNILKPIDHLSKTATEFSEGNKKVDFEINSKDEFGLLSVSLKNMAAKINTQLQYLENLPTPVQIIDNDFNVQYINKAAADFVGINQSEAIGKKCYSLFKTQHCETENCACVKAMKLNESITSETFSESLNQNRAIMYTGAPIKNENSLIIGAMESIAEITEVKEKEKYLERSTRNILSAMEKFAHGDLTVCIKPEKENDEIGRLFSGFNLTVENIKNLVSKLSQAINETAIATTQISTNAEELAAGAQEQSSQTADVAGAVEEMAITVSETTKNVTLAADSAKEAGQTAVSGGNVIKKTITEIENINNIVSEAASAVELLGSSSDKIGKIIEVIDDIAGQTNLLALNAAIEAARAGEHGRGFAVVADEVGKLAERTINATKEIAETIKTIQEDTSKAVVSIRRGKDEVIKGKEYASEASVSLDLIMVKTETVIEQISQVATASEEQAATAEIISKNVDNMNTVSQESSLGVQHIARATEDLNQLTEQLKELVKMFYLGEESHSQNSFKKVNPQKVKREVYA; encoded by the coding sequence ATGAGTTCAAACTCAAAAGTAGAGTTCTACAACTCTATTAAGTTTAAATTACCGTCGCCAATAATAATTGGATCAATTCTCTTAACGGTTTTATTATCAGCAATTACTTATAATAATCTTACAGAAAATCTTGACGCAAAAATTGAATCGAATTTTAAAGTATTTGAAAAAATGTTTTCCGATCAAGTTGCATCAAAAACTAAAGACGTTTCCATTGCCATGGAATTAATTGTGAATGATAAAATGGTATTATCCAAATTCGCTAATGGTGATAGAGAAGGCATTACAGAAATGCTTTATGATGTTTATATCAATAAACTTAAAAAAGATTATGATATTGATCAATTGCAATTTCATACTCCACCGGCAACGTCGTTTTTAAGATTGCATCAGCCAGATCAATTTGGTGATGATTTATCTTCATTTAGAGAAACTGTTGTTTTGGCAAATAGAGAGAAAAAAATTGTTTCCGGAATTGAAGTTGGTAGAGGCGGACCCGGATTGAGAATTGTTTATCCCGCAGAATATGAATCACAGTATTTAGGTACAATAGAATTTGGTTTGGGAATTGGAAATATATTAACAAGTATTAATAGCGCTTTAGGTGTTGAATATGCAATTGGTATTAAAAAATCTGTATTTGAAAAAGCAAAAAGATTTAAAGCCGAAAAAAATGATGTAATAAATAACAACACAATTTTTTATGATTATTCAAGTGAGTTTACAAAAGACTTGGTTGGCAATGAAATTCTTACTAGTGAAGTAAAAAAAATTAACAATAATGAAAAAGATTATGCATCGTATACTTTCCCAATTTTAGATTATCAAAAAAATGAAGTTGGTTATATAGTTTTGTATAAAGATATAACGGAAGAAATAAACGCAATGAATTCATCACTGCTAAATAATGTAATGGTGATAATCATTTTTACCGGAATTATGGCAGTTATTTTAACTTTTATTTTGTATAAAAATATTTTAAAACCGATTGATCACTTGAGTAAAACAGCGACAGAATTTTCTGAAGGAAATAAAAAAGTAGATTTTGAAATAAATTCTAAAGATGAATTTGGATTACTTTCCGTTAGTTTAAAAAATATGGCAGCAAAAATAAATACTCAACTTCAGTATTTGGAAAATTTGCCAACCCCCGTTCAAATAATTGATAATGATTTTAATGTTCAATATATAAACAAAGCAGCTGCAGATTTTGTTGGAATTAATCAAAGTGAAGCTATTGGAAAAAAATGTTATTCGTTATTTAAAACACAACATTGTGAAACGGAAAATTGCGCGTGCGTAAAAGCAATGAAATTAAATGAATCAATTACATCAGAAACATTTTCTGAATCGTTAAATCAAAATAGAGCTATTATGTATACTGGCGCACCAATTAAAAATGAAAATAGTTTGATAATCGGAGCAATGGAATCAATTGCAGAAATAACTGAAGTAAAAGAAAAAGAAAAATATCTTGAAAGAAGCACAAGAAATATTTTAAGTGCAATGGAAAAATTTGCTCATGGAGATTTAACAGTTTGCATTAAACCCGAAAAAGAAAATGATGAAATTGGAAGATTATTTTCCGGTTTTAATTTAACAGTAGAAAACATTAAAAATTTGGTTTCTAAATTATCTCAAGCAATAAATGAAACCGCAATTGCAACAACACAAATTTCTACAAATGCAGAAGAATTAGCAGCGGGAGCTCAAGAACAAAGTTCACAAACCGCAGACGTTGCCGGCGCCGTTGAGGAAATGGCAATCACAGTTTCCGAAACAACTAAAAATGTTACTCTTGCCGCAGATTCTGCAAAAGAAGCCGGACAAACAGCTGTTTCTGGCGGAAATGTAATTAAGAAAACAATTACGGAAATTGAAAATATTAATAATATTGTTTCCGAAGCTGCATCAGCAGTTGAATTGCTAGGTTCAAGCAGTGATAAAATTGGTAAAATTATAGAAGTAATTGATGATATTGCCGGACAAACAAATTTACTTGCTTTAAATGCTGCAATTGAAGCCGCAAGGGCCGGAGAACACGGAAGAGGTTTTGCTGTTGTTGCAGATGAAGTTGGTAAACTTGCAGAAAGAACAATTAATGCTACAAAAGAAATTGCAGAAACAATTAAAACAATTCAAGAAGATACATCTAAAGCTGTTGTTTCAATAAGAAGAGGAAAAGATGAAGTGATTAAAGGCAAAGAGTATGCAAGCGAAGCAAGTGTTTCTTTGGATTTAATTATGGTGAAAACCGAAACTGTAATTGAACAAATTAGTCAAGTTGCAACAGCGAGTGAGGAGCAAGCCGCTACCGCTGAAATAATTAGCAAAAATGTTGATAATATGAATACGGTTAGTCAAGAATCAAGTTTGGGAGTTCAGCATATTGCAAGAGCTACGGAAGATTTAAATCAACTAACAGAACAATTAAAAGAATTGGTAAAAATGTTTTATTTGGGAGAAGAATCACATTCGCAAAATTCATTTAAAAAAGTTAATCCGCAAAAAGTAAAAAGAGAAGTTTACGCATAA
- a CDS encoding methionine-R-sulfoxide reductase — protein MKLNKLTPEEQKVILHKGTEMPYTGKFTNNKESGTYICKQCNAELYKSKDKFDSHCGWPSFDDEIPGAVRRIPDADGRRTEIICNNCGGHLGHFFFGEGFTEKNTRHCVNSISLDFVQDKKK, from the coding sequence ATGAAACTAAATAAATTAACACCCGAAGAACAAAAAGTAATTTTGCACAAAGGTACAGAAATGCCTTATACGGGAAAGTTTACAAATAATAAAGAATCCGGAACTTACATTTGCAAACAGTGTAATGCGGAACTTTATAAATCGAAAGATAAATTTGATTCGCACTGCGGATGGCCGAGTTTTGATGATGAAATTCCCGGAGCAGTAAGAAGAATTCCCGATGCCGATGGAAGAAGAACGGAAATTATTTGTAATAATTGCGGCGGACATTTAGGACACTTTTTTTTTGGTGAGGGTTTTACTGAAAAAAACACAAGGCACTGTGTAAATTCAATTTCGTTAGATTTTGTGCAGGATAAAAAGAAATAA
- a CDS encoding SIR2 family protein encodes MKNSEQKYLNYLPQRDVIFVLGAGASQPDGVPLQKEILPMILSDKQKEIQESKIGNTVLEFIIDNFKFDHKTKQYPQLEAVFGFLDYFIQQNESLNAKYTHNKIVELKEYLIKLIHYIVNLRTHKQSKYYNLFWEAVDKINKNISIITLNYDTLLEQSFDFLFKKSGYIDYCIHLMNYDKLSELKEYNFWINPREPVLAQKNVNPFAIKILKLHGSLNWKYCNCCNQTLLTPWDRTIDLQGGKFLGFKYPDNEKYEYLCPLDSTEFQTLIMPPSYLKSLNQPVISQLFSEASREIRDAKKIVFVGYSLSDADIHIKALFKKQLRKTTEVIVVNSKKAAVLENKYSAIADKIRFVNLAFEDFVSDEKLLKDIIS; translated from the coding sequence ATGAAAAACAGCGAACAAAAATATCTAAATTATTTACCGCAAAGAGATGTAATTTTTGTATTAGGAGCAGGAGCTTCTCAGCCGGATGGAGTTCCGCTACAGAAAGAAATTCTTCCGATGATTCTTTCAGATAAACAAAAGGAAATCCAAGAATCAAAAATTGGCAACACGGTTTTAGAATTTATTATTGATAATTTTAAATTTGATCACAAAACCAAACAATATCCGCAACTAGAAGCTGTGTTTGGATTTCTCGATTATTTCATCCAGCAAAATGAAAGTCTAAATGCGAAATACACACACAACAAAATTGTTGAATTAAAAGAATATCTCATCAAACTCATTCATTACATAGTAAATTTGCGAACTCACAAACAAAGTAAATATTATAACTTATTTTGGGAAGCTGTTGATAAAATCAATAAAAATATTTCCATCATTACCTTAAATTATGATACGCTTCTTGAGCAATCTTTCGATTTTCTATTCAAAAAATCTGGTTATATAGATTATTGTATCCATTTAATGAATTATGATAAATTGTCCGAATTAAAGGAATACAATTTTTGGATAAATCCACGCGAGCCGGTTTTGGCTCAAAAAAATGTAAATCCGTTTGCAATAAAAATTCTAAAGCTTCACGGAAGTTTAAATTGGAAATACTGTAATTGTTGTAACCAAACATTACTTACACCTTGGGATAGAACAATTGATTTGCAAGGAGGAAAATTTTTGGGATTCAAATATCCGGATAATGAAAAATATGAATATTTATGTCCTCTTGATTCTACAGAATTTCAAACATTAATAATGCCGCCCTCGTATCTTAAATCATTAAATCAACCGGTAATTTCACAGCTTTTCAGTGAAGCTTCTCGAGAAATTAGAGATGCAAAAAAAATAGTTTTTGTAGGATATTCTTTGTCAGATGCAGATATTCATATAAAAGCTCTTTTTAAGAAACAACTAAGAAAAACCACAGAAGTTATTGTTGTAAACAGTAAAAAAGCCGCGGTTTTAGAAAACAAATATTCTGCAATTGCTGATAAAATTAGATTTGTAAATCTCGCATTTGAGGATTTTGTTTCAGATGAAAAACTTCTCAAAGATATCATATCCTAA
- a CDS encoding glycerophosphodiester phosphodiesterase produces MKTQIIAHRGESFEAPENTLASINLAWERNVDAIEIDVHLSKDNYVVVIHDSTLKRISGINKKVKNLNLYELKNFDVGSWKSDQFANEKIPTLNEVLITIPNSGKIIIEIKSDIKILTYLKNDIIESKLKPEQIEIISFKYSVVKEAKKIFPQNKILFNAYLDYNFYTKIISQNADKLIDKIKNAHLDGLNVFAGNMLDENFVKKIKSENLILYAWTIDNLKTAKRLISFGIDGIITNKPSWLKLQNL; encoded by the coding sequence ATGAAAACACAAATAATTGCACATCGCGGTGAATCTTTTGAGGCTCCAGAAAATACTTTGGCTTCAATTAATTTGGCTTGGGAACGAAATGTTGATGCGATTGAAATTGATGTTCATCTGAGTAAAGATAATTATGTTGTTGTAATTCACGATTCAACATTAAAAAGAATTTCTGGAATAAATAAAAAAGTTAAAAATCTAAATTTGTATGAATTGAAAAATTTTGATGTCGGTTCGTGGAAAAGTGATCAATTTGCAAATGAGAAAATTCCAACTTTAAATGAAGTTTTAATCACAATTCCCAATAGCGGAAAAATAATTATTGAAATTAAATCAGATATTAAAATTTTAACTTATTTAAAAAATGATATTATTGAATCAAAATTAAAACCCGAACAAATTGAAATTATTTCATTCAAATATTCTGTTGTAAAAGAAGCAAAAAAAATTTTTCCGCAAAATAAAATTTTGTTTAACGCATATCTCGATTATAATTTTTACACGAAAATTATTTCACAAAATGCTGATAAACTTATCGACAAAATTAAAAATGCACATTTAGATGGTTTAAATGTTTTTGCCGGAAATATGCTGGATGAAAATTTTGTGAAAAAAATTAAATCGGAAAATTTAATTTTGTATGCATGGACAATTGACAATCTCAAAACTGCAAAAAGGTTGATTTCGTTCGGAATTGATGGAATTATTACAAATAAACCATCATGGTTAAAATTACAAAATTTATAA
- a CDS encoding MarR family transcriptional regulator, with protein MKYNFNESIGFIIVKCGRLIENRLKLDFEKAGIKITPQQWSVLTYLWNEDGISQQKLADAFSKDKTSMTRLLNNMEKNNFISRKQNNIDKRNNGIFLTEKSNSIKEESIKIAEKSLLETLAGIDHKELKLSKNVLKQINKNLVID; from the coding sequence ATGAAATATAATTTCAACGAATCAATTGGTTTTATAATTGTAAAATGCGGAAGATTAATTGAGAATAGATTAAAATTAGATTTTGAAAAAGCCGGAATAAAAATCACACCCCAGCAATGGTCGGTATTAACATATTTGTGGAATGAAGACGGAATTTCTCAGCAAAAACTTGCAGATGCGTTTTCAAAAGATAAAACAAGCATGACCCGCCTTTTAAACAATATGGAAAAAAATAATTTTATCTCACGCAAACAAAACAATATTGATAAAAGAAACAATGGAATTTTTCTCACTGAAAAATCAAACTCAATAAAAGAAGAAAGCATTAAAATTGCCGAAAAATCTTTGCTTGAAACTTTAGCCGGAATTGATCATAAAGAATTAAAATTAAGTAAAAATGTTTTAAAACAAATAAATAAAAATTTAGTAATAGATTAA
- a CDS encoding alpha/beta hydrolase yields MIKIFYRIIIATFTIFSISCNSINYTKPQKDVLTKYTELKIFYSEEVSDSFYLYIRVPKNYENENKTYPVLYLLDGDISFNMATSIVRYLQYGNDVPEIIIVGIGYGSMMNDEKINYRERDYTFSKNDLFKKSGGGIRFLNFIKNELIPFIYKNYKTNDVRILNGFSLGGLFTIYTLLNEKSLFNGFIAGSPYLKSDIEILSKITTGFENFDKKLFISYGELESEIDYKIPINNLVYKIQHKAIVDKNIKLQIFESGTHFTTPADALTYGLKFIFEEK; encoded by the coding sequence ATGATAAAGATATTTTATAGAATAATTATAGCAACATTCACAATTTTTTCGATTTCATGCAATTCAATTAATTATACCAAACCTCAAAAAGATGTTTTAACAAAATACACTGAACTGAAAATATTTTATTCTGAAGAAGTTTCCGATTCATTTTACTTATATATCCGCGTTCCAAAAAATTATGAAAATGAAAATAAAACTTATCCCGTTTTGTATTTATTGGATGGAGATATTTCATTCAATATGGCAACAAGTATAGTGCGTTATCTTCAATACGGAAATGATGTTCCGGAAATTATAATTGTTGGAATTGGTTATGGCTCAATGATGAACGATGAAAAAATAAATTATCGAGAGCGCGATTATACGTTTTCCAAAAATGATTTATTCAAAAAATCCGGCGGCGGAATAAGGTTTTTAAATTTTATTAAAAATGAATTGATTCCTTTTATTTATAAAAATTACAAAACTAATGATGTTAGAATTTTAAATGGTTTTTCTTTGGGCGGATTATTTACAATTTACACTTTATTAAATGAAAAAAGTTTATTTAATGGATTTATTGCCGGAAGTCCGTACTTAAAGAGTGATATTGAAATATTATCAAAAATTACAACTGGATTTGAAAATTTTGATAAAAAACTTTTTATAAGTTACGGTGAATTAGAAAGTGAAATTGATTATAAAATTCCCATAAATAATTTAGTTTATAAAATTCAACATAAAGCAATTGTCGATAAAAATATTAAATTGCAAATTTTTGAAAGTGGAACACATTTCACAACACCAGCAGATGCTTTAACATACGGATTAAAATTTATTTTTGAAGAAAAGTAA